Proteins found in one Sorghum bicolor cultivar BTx623 chromosome 1, Sorghum_bicolor_NCBIv3, whole genome shotgun sequence genomic segment:
- the LOC8059245 gene encoding uncharacterized protein LOC8059245, translated as MHMAPLESWLTKVRSAMSSARSSSSGGSGAPPAGPRTKQTTVGILAFEVASLMSKLLHLWRAVGDAAVARLRHETIHLHGVRKVVSDDDEYLLGLACAELVDTLRAASDSVAALAARCADPSLRDFRDAFLELADSGRDRYRWAAPSWKEMNARASKMDKQVASTAALRRAMEELAEAEHGLRKLLVLQCNGNGNGGGHRRSLSASKISVAAEQQQLVFSKKQEVKHLKQTSLWGCTFDAAVASLARAVFTTLTRIKAVFGAGQEQRHPPLYRSLTLSSAVHPSADARSESDTPPVSRKSMSMEELLLFDLDQPSSFASKPKRQCGGFLEDSSAALTPPAGTLGAAALAPRYAGLVISIERMARSPRLVGPEERDELYGMLTASVRAQLRARLRGAVPAADPVLAGQWRAALAGILEWLAPMAHATVRWQAERSLEQRGPAVAARGGNGSVVLLQTLQFAERDRVDAAVVELLVGLNYVWRFEKEMSCRALFAVHHRQQAMMEGGGVEDTGNGTVVSSCA; from the coding sequence ATGCACATGGCTCCCCTAGAGTCATGGCTCACCAAGGTCCGTTCGGCCATGTCCTCTGCCAGGTCGTCGTCCTCTGGAGGTTCGGGGGCGCCACCGGCCGGGCCCAGGACGAAGCAGACCACCGTCGGCATCCTCGCCTTCGAGGTCGCCAGCCTCATGTCCAAGCTCCTCCACCTGTGGCGGGCCGTCGGTGACGCCGCCGTCGCACGCCTCCGCCACGAGACCATCCACCTCCACGGCGTCCGCAAGGTGGTCTCCGACGACGATGAGTACCTGCTCGGCCTCGCCTGCGCCGAGCTCGTGGACACGCTCAGGGCCGCCTCCGACTCCGTGGCCGCGCTCGCCGCCCGCTGCGCAGACCCCAGCCTCCGCGACTTCAGGGACGCCTTCCTAGAGCTGGCCGACTCCGGCCGCGACCGCTACCGGTGGGCAGCGCCCAGCTGGAAGGAGATGAACGCGAGGGCGAGCAAAATGGACAAGCAGGTGGCCAGCACCGCCGCGCTCCGGAGGGCCATGGAGGAGCTGGCCGAGGCCGAGCACGGCCTCCggaagctcctcgtcctccagtgCAACGGCAACGGCAACGGGGGCGGCCATCGGCGCAGCCTGTCGGCGAGCAAGATCTCGGTGGCGgcggagcagcagcagctggtgtTCTCCAAGAAGCAGGAGGTGAAGCACCTGAAGCAGACGTCCCTCTGGGGCTGCACCTTCGACGCCGCCGTCGCGTCGCTGGCCCGGGCGGTCTTCACCACCCTGACGCGCATCAAGGCCGTCTTCGGCGCCGGTCAGGAGCAGCGCCACCCGCCGCTGTACCGCAGCCTGACGCTCTCCTCGGCGGTGCACCCGTCAGCCGACGCACGGTCGGAATCAGATACGCCGCCGGTGTCGCGCAAGTCCATGTCAatggaggagctgctgctgttcGACCTGGACCAGCCATCGTCGTTCGCTTCGAAACCGAAGCGGCAGTGCGGAGGGTTCCTGGAGGACAGCTCGGCGGCGCTGACGCCCCCGGCGGGGACTCTAGGCGCGGCGGCACTGGCGCCGCGGTACGCGGGGCTGGTGATCTCGATCGAGCGGATGGCGCGATCACCGCGGCTGGTGGGCCCCGAGGAGCGGGACGAGCTGTACGGGATGCTGACGGCGAGCGTGCGCGCGCAGCTCCGGGCGCGGCTGCGCGGCGCGGTGCCCGCGGCGGACCCGGTGCTGGCGGGGCAGTGGCGTGCGGCGCTGGCTGGGATCCTCGAGTGGCTGGCGCCGATGGCGCACGCGACGGTGCGGTGGCAGGCGGAGCGCAGCCTGGAGCAGAGGGGcccggcggtggcggcgcgggGTGGGAACGGCAGCGTTGTGCTGCTGCAGACGCTGCAGTTTGCGGAGCGCGATAGGGTGGACGCGGCGGTGGTGGAGCTCCTGGTTGGGCTCAACTACGTGTGGCGGTTCGAGAAGGAGATGAGCTGCCGCGCTCTGTTCGCCGTCCACCACCGGCAGCAGGCGATGATGGAGGGCGGCGGCGTGGAGGACACCGGCAATGGAACAGTAGTAAGCTCCTGCGCGTAG